The nucleotide window GCAAATGGATATGTTGTGACATCTACTTATAATCTTTATGATGGAAGTTTCTTGAGACTGAAAAATATTAATCTGTCTTATGACCTACCTACAGGGATAGTAAATAAAGTAGGGATTGGTTCGGCACAAATATTTGCTGGAGCTTCTAATTTGTTTTGTTGGACAAAATTTAAATTCTATGATCCTGAAGCATATGGATTTGGAACATATCCTGCCAATACTTCAGTAATATTGGGGCTTAACATTCAATTTTAATTTTAAATCTATCAAAAGATGAAAAGAAATATTCAATCATTATATATAATCCTACTTTCAAGTTTATTGTTCACAGGTTGTTCATCAGACTTTTTAGATGTGGAACCTACAACTGCTCTTACCAATGATCAATTATGGAGCAGTTCGACAGCAGCGACAGCCTTTTTGGATAAGGTTTATAATAACGAAATGCCTGGAGTAGCATATGGAACGGGGCAACCGGGAGGATGTATGCCAACTGTATTTAACTGGTGGTGGGGTGGAACAGGTGGATGGGTAGCAAATACCGATTATCTGAATTATGGAAATGGAAATGGTACCGACGAAGCAGTTCCTGTAGGACGTTTGACGGATAAATTCCTGTTAGGTCAGGCAACCTATGACTGGCTCGAAAATTATGATTCTCCTGGAATATCAAATAGTTGGGCAGTTAAAGTATATAGTGACATTAGAACGGTCAATCAGATGTTAGATAATATTGATAAAGCTACTTTTGATGAAACTTCCAAAAATAATATCAAAGGACAAGCATTGTTCTGGAGAGCGTGGTGTTACAATAAGTTAGTGAAGGATGTCGGTGGAGTTCCCCTTATTCTTACTGCTCAAGCAGTAGAAGCAGATCTTACCAAATTACAGGTACCAAGAAACAAAACTTCGGAATGTGTGGCTCAAATTTTAAAGGATCTTGATCAAGCAATTAGTCTTTTGCCGGATACATGGTCTGGTGCTAATTTAGGGCGAATTGATAAAGGGGCCGCGATGGCATTTAAGGGTAGAGTTCTCCTCTTTTTTGCAAGTCCCTTATTTAATGGGCTGGGAGGAGTTGCTTCATGGCAAAAAGCCTATGATGCCAATTTGGCTGCCGTCAATTTTTTAAATTCCAAGGGAAAAGGTTTGTATCCTGATTACAATAAAATTTGGTCTGACGAAGGAAATAATGAGGGAATCATGGTAAGAAGGTTCAATACTCCAGATGCCACCTATCCTGCACCGGGTTTCGCCCCATTAAGATATTCTGCGGATGATTGGGGTGTAGATAGCCCATCATTAGAATTACTTGATGCATTTCCTATGAAAGATGGTTCGAAATGGAATCCAGCAACTATGTCTTACGCAACTTTATTTAAGAACCGTGATGACCGATTCTATGCTACTGTTTATTATAACGGAGCACCGATTCAATTTACGCCAAAAATGGCAACAAATAAAGAATATTTTTGGACTTATATTGACGATATTATTGGGACAGAACCGACAACAGGAGCGGTATTGGCGTCTGCTAATAATAATGGTGTTACTCCATCATGGACTTATGGAGAGGGGATAGGGGTTACCTCTTGCTTCCTTCGATTAAAAGCGGTAGACCGATCTGCATCTGATGTTGAACATTCTGGATTGGATTGGCCAGAAATCAGGTATGCCGAAGTTTTAATGAATTTTGGAGAAGCAGCCAATGAAATGGGTATGACTAATGATGCATTAGATGTACTTTATAAGATTAGGCAGAGAGCAGGGATTACTAACACGAATGGGAAATATGGAATTACAGCATCTTCTCAATCTGAGATTCGTGTTGCCTATCAAAACGAGCGCTTCGTAGAATTTGCTTTTGAAGGAAGACGATGGGATGATTTAAGACGTTGGAAGTTGTTTGGAAATTTAAGAAGTCAGTCAAGAAGACACGGCCTGCTTGTAGTTAGAAAATCAAGTGTTCCAAAACCTGCAGTTGCACCAATGGATGACATTAATACTGTGTGGAATAGGTTTGACTACATCAAAACCGATGGTGATCGTGGTAATCTAGTTATTCCTGATCAGTATTATATTTACGGTTTACCCTATGCTTTCTTACAGCGAAATCCTTCGCTTAGACAAAATAATAACTGGGGTGGTGACTTTAATCCGCTTCAATAAATAATACGTTAACATTAATTATTTAAATTCAGATTAGGGAGGATCAATAATAACCTCCCTAATTCTTGAATTAATATTTTTGTATTAGTTATGCAAATCAAGAGTTAAAGTATTTAAGTTTATAAAGGCAGCTACTATCTTTCCAAACAGATGTGGTAAGAATTCTTTTGTGGATTTAATTTTATATCTTTTTTGAATATTTTTTCAATAAACCTGTTAAAAAAAGAATCGATTGACACTTTATCTCTATTTCTAATTTCTTGACATTCACCTTTTACGGCTTTAGACTGAATAATTTCAAGTTTAAAAGTGCATCGAGTGTGTTTTAAATATTTTGATTTTCAGACTTTTAAGATAAAATATTTAAACGAATTATATCTTTATTAATTGCATTTATTACTGCTTTTTCACACTTGGATTACATTATAAACCAGATTTTTGAAACATTGCTTTTACTAAAGTTTTTTCAAAGATAATTTTATTAGCAACCGAAAAATACAAATTCGTTAATTAAAGCTTATACTATTTTGATCCGTTGGTGGTAACACAGGAATTTTAAAGAATGGTATTGTAATAAATTGTTTGTCACAAAAAAATACTTTTTATAAGCTCAAAAAAAAAATGATTATGGGAAATTTAAATTTATCAAATGATTTGGCAGATTATTGCCATTCGATAAGTAACATGTTTGTACAACCAAAGACAGCAAAAGAGTGGGAGCAATATATGTTGTCTGAAGAACAAGTTTCTTTCTTTAAAGAAAACGGATTTGTCAAGGGAATAAAAATCCTGACAGAAGAACAAGTTGATATACTTAACCAAGAACTTGTAAAATTACAATCTGTAAACGAAGCAGAGAAAAAATTATTTTATCATTATGAAAGCAATGAATCAGTAGACCCAAGCAAAGTGCTCTTTCATGCAATTGGCGGTTGGCGTGTAACTCCAGGATTTCATGATTTGTTTTGGGCACCTGCGTACCGCATGGCAGCCTATCAATTATTGGGACAATCCTTTAGGCTTTTTCATGACCAATTGTTTTGCAAACCAGCTAAGCATGGAGGAGTAGTGGCATGGCATCAGGATTTTTCATATTGGACATTTACTAAACCAATGCACCATCTCACTTGCTGGATAGGCTTAGATGATGCAAATGTAGAAAATGGTTGTCTCTATTTTGTTCCAGGAAGTCATAAATGGGGGTTGTTACCTATTACGGGATTAACGGGAGATATGGATGCAGTAAGAGAAATTTTGAATAAAAAACAATTAGAGCAATTTGATAATAGCATTGCCAATGAATTACCAAAAGGATATGCTAGCTTTCATCATCCACTTACAATGCACGGATCCTATGCAAATACCTCAGATCGTTCGAGAAGAGCGATTGTTCTAAATGCTATGAACTATAATACATTAGGAAATACAGCAGGCTACAGTAGATTAGAAGCCTTAAAAAGTTTTCCAACTATGGAACAGGATAAAGTACTTGACAGCAATTTTTTTCCACTTTTATTTGATGGAGATAAAGAGTTAGAAGCTTTAGGCAAAAATATACCTAAAGTTGATTATACAGAACTCTATAATTATCCTAATAATTAATTACATTGGGCTATTAATTATTCAAAAAAAATAAAATGCTATTGTGTTATTCCTGAGAGATTAGGAATCAAATAATAAATTCACTAAATGGAGTTTTTTGTTTAAATTCTAAATAAAAATATATGATAAAAAAACATGAAAAGAAAAGTTAGTTTATTATTCCTGATGCTATCGTTAGTTGTAGTACAATTATCGGCTCAAAATCAAACCAATCAAGTCAATGATTTTTTAAAAGATTTGAAAGGTTCATTTAAACCAGTTTTAAATGAATATAAAGGAACTGATTTACAATCGTCTCAATCTATTGAAAAGGGGATTTTGAAACTGAACGGTAGCGATTGGAAATGTAAAGTAATGACTTCAAATGCGAAACCTGAAGTGATTGATTTGAAAGTTACTTTTCAATTGCAAAGCGAATCAGCCAAAGAAACAGCAGTTGTGGCAAATTTTGATTTCAGTCAATGGGACACCAAGAATTATGTAATGATTCCAGGGATTATTTACAATGGGAATCGCTATAGAACAATTGGGAATGGCTATATGCCAGAATATCCAAAGGATATGTATTACAATCCCGATGCTCCTTTGACTTTTTCGAATGACCCGCAATTGTCGCCAGATCCATCAAAACCATCATTGATTGATTTGCAAACAGGAAACATGGCAACACCGGCTGTTTGTTTTTATTCACCCACCTTGAAAAAAGGATTCATTTTACTTACCGAACAACAAACCCGCTTTGGAAATTCGGGAATTTCGGTTCGTGAAAATGCGGATCGTTCGGTTGCTTCGATTCAGGTAAGTGCACCTTCGGTAAGAAAATTGCGTACCGGATTTGGTGATTTTGCACCAAGCGGAGACAAAGCGGCCGATTGGAAAAAGGGGGACGAGGTGATTTTGAATTTTAAATTGTATTCTTTTCCAGCAAATTCGATTCCGGATTTGTTGAAAAAATTCATGGAAGTTAGAAAAGCTTTGACAGGAGCAAACAATCCGAGAAATCTGGTGCCTATGAGTAAACAATTCGAATTGGGAACCGGAATTGCATCAACACGTTGGGTTGAAGTTCCCGTTGGGAAATATTATGCTCCCGAAAACGGAAACGATTTTCAGTTGGGTTGGGTGAGCGGTATGATGAATACGTTCCCGATGCTGATGTTGAATGACGCAAAAGAAAGAGAAAGAGTAGGAATCGAATTTGATTTCATCATCGATAAACTGCAAGGAAAGAGTGGATATTTCTATGGAGGAATTACGGCCGCCGGAAAAATACGCCCTGAAAGACAACACGCAGATTTTCCAAAAGTGCAGGCTATGGTGCGCAAAAACTGTGATGCTTTGCTTTGGATGACGAAACATTTGATGTTGTATAAAGAATTGGGTTACGGGAAGGAAATTAAACCGAAATGGGAAGAAGCGACCAAAAAATTAGCTCAGGCTTTTGTAAACACTTGGAAAAAAGACGGTCAATTTGGTCAATATATTGTTCCGGAAACAGGAGAAGTTGCAGTTTTTAACTCAACTGCAGGGGCGATTGCGCCAGCTGGTTTAGCTGTAGCTTCGGTCTATTTTGGGAATAAAGAATTTTTGGAAGTTGCCAAAGCATCCGCAGCGTATTATTATAAAAGAGATGTTGAAAAGCAAGGGTTGACAACGGGTCATAGTGGCGATATATCGCAAGATGCTGATGCAGATTCTGGCTTTGGTTTTTTGGAATCTCTAATGGCTTTGTACAATGTAACCGAAGATGTGCAATGGTTGGAGAAAGCCAAAGTTCAGGCTGCTTTGTGTTCTTCTTGGGCATTTTCATACGACCCAATTTTTCCGGCTCAAAGTCAAATAGGGAAAAACAAATCGAATATGGCAGGAGCTATTTGGGCTAGTACACAAAATAAACATGCCGCACCTGGAATTTGTACATCTTCTGGAGATTATCTTTTTAAATTGTATCGTGCAACTGGAGATTCAAAATATGCAGAATTAATCAGAGATATTCAACACGCCAATGTTGAAGCCATGGATATGCCAGACCACAGAACTACAAATCACGGTTTTGGAACAGAAATGGAACGTATCCAACTTTCGGATGCCGAAGGCAAAGGAGCGATTGGGAATTTTTATAATACGCGAAACTCTTGGTGCGAAACCAACGGGGTTTTTATGGCATTAGAACTTCCGGGTGTTTATGTACAAACAGATACAAATAAATTATTTGTATTTGACCATGTTGAAGCGAAATGGCTGAAAGATAGTAAAGTCATAATATTGGAAAATAAAACAACCCATGATGCCAAAGTGGCTGTTTTTGCCGAAACTTCAAAACAAGCTCAAACACCTATGAGTTATGTTGCTTTTACAAAATGGCCAAAAGTAGAAGTAAAAGCAGGTCAAAAAGTAATCGTTAACTTCAATAGTGACGGAACTGTGAAATCTGTTATTCCAACAGTTCAAGGAGTAAAAAAATAATTAACAAAAGAAACTTATATAATTGAAAAAAAAATTAATACTAATAGCTTTTGTTCTATGTCAAAGTGGATATTCAAATGATATTACTTTGAAGAACAAATTATCTTCGATTTCGGTTAACGAAAAAGGATTTCTCACGAATACAAAAGACCCCAAAACAGATAATACATTGGTAATTGTCTGTCCTGATAATTCTTCACCGCAGCTAAAGCTCGCAGCGAAGGAACTACGTCGTTACATTTATTTGCGAACTGGCAAACTCTTGCGAATTTCATCTAAAAAAGCGACACAATCCATCACTTTGATAATAGATTCCAAACTTCAAACACAGGAATACAGTCTAAAGTCTACCGGAGAATCATTGGTGATTTCTGGCGGATCGGGCGTGGCCGTGCTTTATGGAGCATATGGATTTGTAGAAAAATTGGGTGTGCGGTTTTATCTTCATGGCGATGTTGTTCCCGATGGGAAAATTTCATTGCATATTCCGCAACTCAATGAAACCCAAAAACCATTCTTTGAATTGCGTGGTATTCAACCTTTTCATGACTTTCCAGACGGGCCCGATTGGTGGAATCAGGATGATTACTTAGCTTATATTGGGCAGCTTGCCAAAATGAGAATGAATTTCATCGGATTACATTGTTACCCGTATCGTAAGGATAATGTTCCAAAAAAAGGAGACATGATGATTGGACCCGAGCCATTGGTGTGGTTCGGACTTCCACAAGATATTAACCCTGACGGAACGGTAAAATCAAGCTATCCAACATGGTGGGATAATACCGCACGGGATAGCGGCTGGCCATATGGTTCGCTCAAGACTTCTGAATTTACTAACGGTTCTGCTCAATTGTTCCCTACGGATATATACGGCCCAGATGTTATGGAGGGGATGATGCCTTTGCCTAAAACAGCGGAGGAATCCAATGAATTGTTCAACCGTGTAGGTAAACAGATGGGGATTGTATTTGCGGAAGCAAAAAAGGTTGGAGTAAAAACGTGCATAGGTTCGGAAACCCCTTTTATCATGCCACCTGCTCTTGCAGAACACTTAAAACAGTTAGGCAAAGATCCGAAAGCACCAGAAACTATAGCGGAGGTCTACGAAGGCGCATTTCAACGAATAGCAAAAGTAATGCCGGCAGATTATTACTGGCTCTGGACAAGTGAAGGGGATTTGCATAAAAATCCAGAGGGAGTAAAGCGCGACCTGTTAATTGCTTACAATGCTTTGAAAAAAATCAGTCCATCCGTGCCTTTGGCAACTTGTGGCTGGGGTTTTAACCCGGCTTACGATGCCTTTTTGCCTAAAGATAGCCCAATGAGTGGTATCAGTGCAGAATTTGGACATTATAGCCTTTCGCCAGCGCTTGCTGACATTCAAGGACGTCCCAAATGGGCAATCCCATGGTTTGAAAACGATGTGAATTTGGCAGGCTATCAGCCTTGGGTTGGGCGTCTTCGACAGGATGCTGTTGATGCACGCAGATTTGGAGCAAACGGATTGATGGGGCTTCACTGGCATGTTAAATCTATGATGAACAATATTGCTGCACTAGCTCAGGCTGGTTGGGATCAATCATACGTTGCAAAGAATTTTAATATTGTACCTGTTTCTTCGGGGAAAGGATTAAATGTATTGAAGGAAACCCGTATGATGCCCATTGACGATTATTATGAGGATTTTGCGAAGGCGAATTTCGGTTCAAATAAAGCGAAAGAAACTGGAGGTATTTTGGCTGAATCCGAAAAAATGCAGACATCGCTGAAAGGTACAGCCCACCGCCCAGACCCAACCGGTTGGGGGACATTCTGGGGGGCGCAAGGTGCTTTACAATCGGATCCGGAAATGCATGCTTACGCACAGAAGAACGGCGAATTAGCCGAAAGATTTGCTAAGCTCCGTCAGAATATCAAAGGTGCAGGTAATCTAGAACGTTTTGATTATTGGCTGACTATGCTACGCATCCAAACAGCGATGTATGAGGCAGGTGCTGTGCATGGAAAATTGCGTGTAATTGTGGCTGAGATGGAAAAAGAAAATGATCCGGTAAAGAAGAAAGATTTAGCAAGCAAGGCCATAATAATACGAGCCGAAGTGGTTCGCGCATGGGATAAAATTATGCAGTTGGAAATTATATCCGCCAGCACTCCCGGTGATCTTGGTCTTATTGCCAATTTGGAACGCAATAGCCGTATTTGGGATAATTGGTTAAATCGCTTTGATACAACAATTGAGAAAGTGACTGGCAAGCCAATGCCTGCTGATTGTGCACCATCGATGAATTATACTGGGCCAGCAACGATTAAAGTGTTTACGGTACGGTCTTCCTTGCATCGTGGAGAAGTCTTAGAATTGCGTCCTGTAGTACTAAGTGCAGAACAGTCAAGTTCTGTAATAGTCAAATGGCGTAAACTGGGGGAAAAAAACTGGCAGCAATCCAGCGCTGTTAATGTGGGGCGTTCTGTATGGACTGTTAAGTTACCCACAGCAACTGAGGATTTTGAATATCATATTATTGCTAATGGTGCTAATGATCAAAAACTGATTTGGCCAGCAACTGCTCCTATGCAAAATCAAACAGTAATCGTGACAGAGTAAATAATATCTCGAACAATAATTTTTCAATGAATTAATATAATTAGCTAGTTATGGTAGAAAATAAAAATGGTTTAAAGATTGGTAAAAGTAAGTTGCGAAATGTTATACTGTTATTGGCTTTGGTGGGCATTGTTAATAGCAATGCATCAGCTCAAACAGACCCATCTATACTACCACTGTTAAGAGAAGTGAAGGGAGTTTTACGCTGTAATATTACATCTTATCAGGATACTAATGTTTTACAAAAAAGTGTATTCTCAAGTAAAGAATTAAATACTACTTCAGGACGCTGGACATTGCAAATGCAAAGTTCTCCTGTTGCAAAGAGTCCTAATGCAATCGATGTAAATGCAGTATTTCAGCTCAAGGAGGGAACGGCCTCAGCTTCGGCGGTGTCAGTATCGTTCGACTTTAGCCAATGGAGTAGTAATAATTACGTATTGGTACCGGCTAGTGTTTACAATGGTAATCGCTATCGAGCCATTGGGAATGGTTATATGCCCGATTATCCAAAGGATATGTATTATAATCCCAAGGTTCCGTTAACTATCTCGAATGATCCTCGCCTTAATGTAGATAAGGGGAAGGCATCATTGATTGAATTACAAACAACCAATGCTAGCACCCCTGCCATGTGTTTTTTCTCTCCAAAGGAAAAGAAAGGGTTTATTGTACTAACGAATCAACAGACAAGGTTTGGTAACAACGGATTATCAATCGTAGAAAATGCGAAGCAGGATAGTTGTTCCTTTCAAATTTCGGCTCCTTCCATGCGCAAGATGGCTACCGGCTTTGGCGATTTTCATGCAAGCGGGGATCGTGCTCCTGACTGGAAGGCCGGGGATGAATTGTCATTACAGTTTCGTGTGTACGTATTCCCTGCTAACGATATTCCGGATTTGCTTAAAAAATTCATTGAAGTTCGTAAAAGTTTTACTGGTTCTAATGAACCACGTAATCAACTCCCAATGAGTAAACAGTTTGAGGTAAGTACTGCCATTGCTCGCAATAATTGGTATGAGAATTCCACTGTGAATTTTTATAGAACGGGGAACAGTAATGATTTTCGATTAGGTTGGGTGGCTGGCATGATGAATACCTATCCGATGCTTGTTTTAAATGAGGAAAAAGAAACGAATAGGGTTGAAAAAGAACTTGATTTTGTTGTGAATAAACTGCAAGGAAAAAGTGGATTCTTTTATGGAGGAATCACCGGAGGTGGAAAAATTATTCCTGACAAGATGAGTAAAGATTATCCGGCTATTCAGGCAATGGTAAGGGTAAATAGTGATGTATTGCTTTGGTTCATGAAGCACTTTATGCTGTTAAAGGCTCAGGGTAAATCCTCTTTTATTAAACCCGAATGGGAAAATGCAGCAAAGAAATTAGCACAAGCATTTGTCGTTACCTGGAATAAATATGGCGAGTTTGGACAATACATCGTGCCCGAAACAGGGGAAATTGCTGTTTTTAACTCAACAGGCGGCGCTATTGCGCCGGGTGGACTTGCATTGGCTGCAAAATATTTTAATGAACCTTCTTTTTTAAACGTTGCAAAAGCTTCAGCCGATTATTATTATCAAAGGGATGTTGTGAAGCAAGGACTTACTGGAGGTCATTGTGAGGACATTTCCCAGGATGCGGACTCCGAATCTGCTTTTGGCTTTTTGGAATCATTAATGGCGTTATATTATACTACTAATGATGTTCAATGGTTAAAGAAAGCTGAAGTTCAAGCTGCTCTTTGTTCTACATGGACCTTATCTTATGATCCAATTTTTCCTAAAAACTCTGCGATAGCCAAACTTGGTTGTCACATGGCTGGCGCTGTATGGGCTAGTATTCAAAATAAGCATGCCGCTCCAGGTATTTGTACCGCATCGGGCGATTATTTATTCAAACTTTATAGAGCAACGGGTAATAAGCTTTATGCTGATTTGATTAACGATATTCAGCATGCTAGCGCTGAAGCAACTAACATGCCCAATCATATTACAACAAACAATCTTATAGGTTCTTCAATGGAACGCATCCAACCTTCTGATGCAGAAGGAAGAGGAAGTATAGGCAATTTTATTAATACAAGAAACACGTGGACGGAGACGAATGGTATTTTGATGGCTATGGAGTTGCCTGGTATTTATTTGCAAACAGATACTAGAAAATTACAAATATTTGATCATGTGGAAGCAAAGATCGTTAAGTCCTCTGCTGCAGGTGTTGTGTTGGCTATATCCAATAAAACCATTTATGATGCTTCGGTTACATTATTTGCTGAAACCAGTAAAGATGCAAGTAGAGTAATGGACTATACAAGTTTTCTGAATTGGCCAAAGCTTGAAGTGAAAGCTGGGGGAAATATAAGCGTATTGGTTGCTAAAAACGGTAAAGTAACGTTGTTATAGCAGTCAAAAACAACGACAGTTATTCATCAAGGCCTTTATTAAAAGCTTAATGATAGAAATTTTAAAAACACAAACTAATATATTTAATTAAAGACAAAATACAATGAAAAAAAGCACTTTATTTATTTTATTCCTATTAGGTATAAATAATTTTTATGGTCAAAATAGGAGTGACAAAGAAGCTTTACAAATAGCAAATGATTTATTGTCAAAAATGACGTTGTCTGAAAAAGTATTATTGATTCACGGTGATCATATATACAGTTCTCCCGGATTAGAAAGATTGGGTATTCCACGATTTTACCCTAGTGATGGTCCTTGTTCAATACGACCTGAATTAACGGACAAAGGAGAATATCTTCATGCCGGAGATACGATAGATTGTGCAACGGCATTTCCTACATTGTCTGCATTATCTGCAACTTGGAATCCTCAACTGGCAAATCAGTTTGGTGATGCAATATCC belongs to Flavobacterium gilvum and includes:
- a CDS encoding phytanoyl-CoA dioxygenase family protein, whose protein sequence is MFVQPKTAKEWEQYMLSEEQVSFFKENGFVKGIKILTEEQVDILNQELVKLQSVNEAEKKLFYHYESNESVDPSKVLFHAIGGWRVTPGFHDLFWAPAYRMAAYQLLGQSFRLFHDQLFCKPAKHGGVVAWHQDFSYWTFTKPMHHLTCWIGLDDANVENGCLYFVPGSHKWGLLPITGLTGDMDAVREILNKKQLEQFDNSIANELPKGYASFHHPLTMHGSYANTSDRSRRAIVLNAMNYNTLGNTAGYSRLEALKSFPTMEQDKVLDSNFFPLLFDGDKELEALGKNIPKVDYTELYNYPNN
- a CDS encoding RagB/SusD family nutrient uptake outer membrane protein gives rise to the protein MKRNIQSLYIILLSSLLFTGCSSDFLDVEPTTALTNDQLWSSSTAATAFLDKVYNNEMPGVAYGTGQPGGCMPTVFNWWWGGTGGWVANTDYLNYGNGNGTDEAVPVGRLTDKFLLGQATYDWLENYDSPGISNSWAVKVYSDIRTVNQMLDNIDKATFDETSKNNIKGQALFWRAWCYNKLVKDVGGVPLILTAQAVEADLTKLQVPRNKTSECVAQILKDLDQAISLLPDTWSGANLGRIDKGAAMAFKGRVLLFFASPLFNGLGGVASWQKAYDANLAAVNFLNSKGKGLYPDYNKIWSDEGNNEGIMVRRFNTPDATYPAPGFAPLRYSADDWGVDSPSLELLDAFPMKDGSKWNPATMSYATLFKNRDDRFYATVYYNGAPIQFTPKMATNKEYFWTYIDDIIGTEPTTGAVLASANNNGVTPSWTYGEGIGVTSCFLRLKAVDRSASDVEHSGLDWPEIRYAEVLMNFGEAANEMGMTNDALDVLYKIRQRAGITNTNGKYGITASSQSEIRVAYQNERFVEFAFEGRRWDDLRRWKLFGNLRSQSRRHGLLVVRKSSVPKPAVAPMDDINTVWNRFDYIKTDGDRGNLVIPDQYYIYGLPYAFLQRNPSLRQNNNWGGDFNPLQ